One window of the Pseudomonas sp. S04 genome contains the following:
- a CDS encoding branched-chain amino acid transaminase, giving the protein MSMSDRDGKIWKDGELVEWREANTHILTHTLHYGMGVFEGIRAYETARGPAIFRLKEHICRLFNSAKIFQLEIPFDEETVRNSCVEVIRANEYDSCYLRPLVWIGSDFLSIAAKNNTIHVATAAWPMGSYLGEEGMEKGIRVKTSSFTRHHVNVSMVRAKACGYYINSILANREVTSLGFDEALLLDTEGYVSEGAGENIFMVRDGVVYTPDLASCLDGITRDSVMVIARDLGLEIREKRITRDELYCCDEAFFTGTAAEVTPIRELDGRTIGAGSRGPITQQIQEIYFSAVRGTNEKYAHWLTYVDSRM; this is encoded by the coding sequence ATGTCGATGTCAGATCGTGATGGGAAAATCTGGAAAGATGGCGAGTTGGTTGAGTGGCGTGAGGCCAATACTCACATTTTGACCCATACACTTCACTATGGCATGGGCGTATTCGAAGGCATACGCGCATACGAAACTGCGCGCGGCCCGGCAATTTTCCGCCTGAAGGAGCATATTTGTCGTCTCTTTAACTCTGCTAAAATTTTTCAGTTGGAAATTCCATTTGATGAAGAAACTGTACGTAATTCTTGTGTAGAAGTCATTCGCGCAAATGAGTACGACTCGTGCTACCTGCGGCCATTAGTATGGATCGGCTCAGACTTTCTGAGTATTGCGGCAAAGAACAATACAATTCACGTCGCAACAGCTGCGTGGCCCATGGGCTCTTACCTAGGAGAGGAAGGGATGGAAAAAGGTATTCGAGTTAAAACCTCCTCGTTTACCCGTCATCACGTCAATGTTTCTATGGTACGCGCAAAAGCTTGCGGTTATTACATTAACTCTATCCTAGCAAATCGTGAGGTTACTTCGCTTGGGTTTGATGAGGCTCTGTTGCTAGACACTGAAGGGTACGTAAGTGAAGGTGCTGGCGAGAATATCTTCATGGTCCGCGATGGGGTCGTTTACACCCCCGACTTGGCGTCCTGTCTTGATGGCATAACCCGTGATTCGGTTATGGTTATTGCCAGGGATTTGGGCTTGGAGATTAGGGAGAAACGAATCACTCGCGACGAGCTATATTGCTGCGATGAGGCTTTCTTTACAGGTACCGCTGCTGAGGTAACACCTATTCGTGAGCTCGATGGCAGGACAATTGGAGCAGGCTCGCGAGGCCCGATTACTCAGCAGATTCAAGAGATCTACTTCTCCGCTGTACGTGGCACTAATGAAAAATATGCTCATTGGTTGACTTATGTTGACAGTCGCATGTGA